The following are encoded in a window of Candidatus Izemoplasmatales bacterium genomic DNA:
- the rpsG gene encoding 30S ribosomal protein S7, giving the protein MPRKGKVVKRDVLPDPIYNSKLVTRLINSIMLEGKKGLAQNILYNAFNRIKETTGKEPVEVFNDALNNIMPVLEVRSRRIGGQNYQVPGEVKSDRRVTLGLRWLVQYSRSRNEKTMEERLAKEIIDASNGQGASVKKKEDMHKMAEANKAFAHYRF; this is encoded by the coding sequence ATGCCTCGCAAAGGTAAAGTCGTCAAAAGAGACGTGCTGCCGGACCCGATCTACAATTCCAAGCTCGTGACCCGTCTGATCAATAGCATCATGCTCGAAGGCAAGAAGGGCTTGGCCCAGAACATCCTTTACAACGCCTTCAACCGCATCAAGGAGACGACCGGGAAGGAACCGGTCGAAGTCTTCAACGACGCCCTCAACAACATCATGCCCGTCCTCGAAGTCAGAAGCCGCCGCATCGGCGGACAGAACTACCAGGTCCCGGGCGAAGTCAAGAGCGACCGCCGCGTCACTCTCGGCCTCAGATGGCTGGTCCAGTACTCGCGTTCGCGCAACGAAAAGACCATGGAAGAGCGTCTCGCAAAGGAAATCATCGACGCATCGAACGGCCAGGGCGCTTCCGTCAAGAAGAAGGAAGACATGCACAAGATGGCCGAAGCGAACAAAGCGTTCGCCCACTACAGATTCTAA